In Bogoriella caseilytica, the genomic window ACGTGCTCTTCTGTGGCGCGGGCGCCGAGGCCTTCGCCGCCGAACACGGCGCCGAACTCGTTGATCCCGACTGGTTCGTGCTGCCGGAGCGACGCGAGCAGCTGGAACGGGTCCGCGCCCAGGATCCGCACGCCTTCGTGGTGGACCACGATGCGGCCGGGCTCGCCGCCGAGAACCAGGAGGGCGACGAGGCAGAGGCTTCCCTTGCCTCCGGCGGTGATCCGATCGAGCCGGACTCCAAGCGTGGCACGGTGGGCGCGGTCGCCCTCGACGCCGCCGGGCACCTCGCCGCCGCCACCTCGACCGGCGGCATCACCAACAAGCAGCCGGGACGGGTGGGCGACACCCCGATCTTCGGGGCCGGCACCTATGCCGATGACCGCAGCTGCGCCGTCTCCGCCACCGGCATGGGCGAGGGCTTCATGCGCGCGGTGGCCGCTCACGAGATCGCCGCGCTCATGACCTACGCCGGGCTGAGCCTCACCGAGGCCGCCGCGACCGTGATCCACGAGCGTCTACCGGAGGTCGGCGGGGACGGCGGGCTGATCGCCGTCGACGCCCAGGGCAACGTCAGCCTGCCGATGAACACCACCGGCATGTACCGGGCGGTCGCGCGGGTAGGCGGCGAGCTGCAGGCCGCCATCCACGCCGACGAAGCGGTGTAGCCCGGGAGGCTCTCGCCCGTGGCGTGGCCGGCTGGCCTATCACCCGTGGCGCCAGAGTCGGGGCAGGGACGGGCGACGTCGAGGCGGATCGCGTGGGGCTAGCCGAGCAGGACCTGGTCGATGGTGTGGTGCCCGATGGCGCGAATGAGTGGCTCGTCATCGGAGGTTGCGGTCATCGCCGTTGCCATGCTGAGCGCCCAACCTCGCGCTCGCTGCCAGGTCGCGTCGTCGTAGTGCGGCGCACTGCCGTCCTGAGCGAGGTCGGCCAGGGTCTCGCGAAAACGTGCGCGGCCCGCCACATCGAAGGTGAGCCACGCGGTCGCCAGGTCCGTCGACGGGTCCCCTGCAGTCATGTCACCGAAGTCGACCACCCCCACGAGTCGCACGGTCTCGGCTGTTGCGCTCGCGCCGCGGGCCGCGGAGTGTGAACCGACGTTGGTCACCACAAGGTTGTGCGGGTGAAGATCGCCGTGCAACCAGGTTCGCGGGCCACGCCGGCGGGGGAGGGCCGAGAGTTCCGCCCAGAGCTCGGTCACCTCGGAACTGCGCGGCACGCCGCCACTCTCTAGCCGTGCACGGACAGCCTCACCTCGGCCGGCCAGGGGCATCGATCGCACCGGATTGTCGGGGGCATCTGCAGGCGCCGGCACATGCAGCGCCGCGACGACGGCGGCCAGGGACTCGGCGATGCCAGCGCGCTGGGCAGGACCGATCGTGGCGGCGGATTGCCCGGCGATCCAGGGCACCACGGACCACGGCCACGGGAATCCGGCCCCCGGCCGGCCCACACGCACCGGGACCGGCAGCGCCACCGGGGTCAGCGGTCGCAGACGCTCAGCCAGCGTGGAAAGCCATCGCTGTTCGTGCTCGAGCAGCTGCGCGGCGATCGCCCGCCGCGGGACGCGCACCGCAAGGTCCTTGCCCAGTCGCCAGAGGAGATTGTCCCACCCCTGACCGGCCAGCCGCAGCGGCAGACCGGCCAGATCGGGATGCTGCTCGCGGAGCAGGCGGCGTACCAGGACGGCATCCACCTCGTACTCGGCGGGAGGGGTCGTGGCCATCCGATCAGCCTAGGTGGGTGCGCACCGGCATCTGGCGGCGCGCATCTGGGTGTGGCGCGCTCGGCGGGAGACGGCCCGAACGACGCGGGCGGGGCGGGCGGACGGCGCGGACGCCGCGTGAGGGATCGTCAGAGGCCCACCGCAGCGAGGATGGAGTCGGGGAGCAGGAAGTACCCGAGGAAGGCCACCAGGTCGAGCAACATGTGCGCCACCACGAGCGGCATGACCCGACGACGTCTGCGGTAGTACTCGGCGAAGATCAGCCCCATGATCAGGTTCCCGACGAAAGGGCCGAAGCCCTGATAGAGGTGGTAGGTCGCGCGCAGCAGCGCCGAGGTCACCACGATCGCCATGGGATGCCAGGCGAGTTCCTCGAGCTTCTCGAACAGGTAGGCCACGACGATGACCTCCTCGATCAGCCCGTACTGCAGCGCTGACAACACCAGGATCGGCACGGTCCACCAGTGCATGTCGAGGGTGGCGGCCTGAACCTCCACCGTCACGCCCAGCGCGCGGCCCGCCAGGTAGAGCCCCAAGCCGGGAATGCCGATCAGCGCAGCCAGGGCGAAGCCGTGACCCACGTCCCGCGCCGGTTGCGCCAGGTTCAGCCCAATCCGCGCCATCGCTCGTCGCCGAGTGGACGCGAGGAGGTAGATGGCGAGCGCGACCGGAAGCACCGTGAAGACGATCGAGGTGACCTGGAAGATCAGATCGAGCGTCGCCGTTGGCGCGCGCGAGGGGTTGATGGCCGCGGTCTGTTCACCGAGAGGCACATCGAGACTGAGGCGGTGCAGCAGTTGCAGGACGGCGGTCACGGCCGCCTGCCCGAGGCTGAGGCCGAGCACGATGAGGATCTCGGCGCGCACCCGGGGGCGAAGCGGCGGCGCCACGGCTGGCCTGTCGGGACCGGCGGGCTCGACCGGCTGTGACTCGGCGGATCCAGCCGAACTGGCGGAACCGACCGGCTTGGATTCGCTGGGGAAGGTGCTCGCCGGTTCGCTCATGACAGTATTCTGCCGCGCCTGCCGAACCACGCAGGCCCGGTCGTTCGCGCCGGACGCGAAAGACGGCGGCGGGCCGGGCCGCCGCCGTCAGGAAGTGCGGCGCAGGCGCAGGGAGTTGCCGACCACGATCACCGAGCTCGCGGCCATCGCCGCACCGGCGATCATCGGGTTCAGCAGGCCCAGCGCCGCCAGGGGGATCGCCGCGGTGTTGTAGAAGAAGGCCCAGAAGAGGTTCTGCTTGATGATCCGCAGGGTGCGCCGGGAGATCCGGATCGCGGCCGGCACTGTGCGCACATCGCCGCGCACCAGGGTGATGTCACCGGCCTCGATGGCCACGTCGGTGCCAGTGCCCATGGCGAAGCCGAGCCCACGCGAGCCGGCCTGCGCCAGTGCCGCCGCGTCGTTCACGCCATCACCCACCATGCCGACCACTCGACCCTGCTCCTGCAGGCGCGCGACCACGTCGAGCTTGTCCTGCGGGAGCACCTCGGCGGTCACGTGCTCCGCCTCGATGCCCACCTCGGCGGCGACCCGTTCGGCTGACGCGCGGTTGTCGCCGGTGAGCAGGTGGGGGGTGATCCCCAGCCGCTTCAGCTCCGTGATCGCCTCGTGCGCCTCGGGCTTGATGGTGTCGCGCAGGTGCAGCACCGCGCGGGCGCGCCCCTCCCAGGCGACGACGACCGCCGTGGCGCCGGTCTGTTCCGCGGCATCGACGAGCTCCTGGGTGCCGGGAACCCCCTCGGCCCCACCGAGGTCCACGCCCTGCTCGGCGAGCCACCGGGGCCGCCCGACGAGCACCTCGCGCTCGCCGCCGTCGGTCGCCACGAGGGCGCTCACGCCGAGCCCGGCGTGGTTGCTGAAGTCGCGGGCCTGCGGCATCGGCCCTGCGGCGGCGTCGACGATCGCGCGGGCGATCGGATGCTCGCTGCCGGATTCCACCGCCGCGGCCATCAGCAGGGCCTCGCCGCTGGGCTCCCCGCCGTCGGGCCTCTCGCCACGCCGGAGAGCCTCATGCTGCTCAGGCTGAACCAGCGAGTCCACGCCGGCCAGGCTCATCTGCCCCTGCGTCAGGGTGCCGGTCTTGTCGAGCACGACCGTGTCGATCCGGCGGGTGGATTCCAGGATCTCGGGGCCCTTGATCACGATCCCCTGCTGGGCGGCGCGGCCGGTGCCCACCAGCAAGGCGGTGGGCGTGGCCAGGCCGAGCGCACAGGGGCACGCGATGATCAGCACCGCGACGGCCGCGGTCATCGCGGCCTGCACCGGGAAGCCGAGCGCCAGCCAGGTGACGAAGGCGCCCACGGCGATCGCCAGCGCAATCGGGGTGAACACCCCGGAGATGCGGTCAGCCAAGCGCTGGACGGGAGCCTTGCCGGTCTGGGCCTGGGCCACGAGCCGCCCGATCTGCGCGAGCGTGGTCTCCTCCCCCACCCGCTCAGCGCGCACCAGCAGCACCCCGGAGGTGTTCACCGTGGCGCCGGTGACCACATCGCCCTCGGCGACGTCGACCGGTACGGGTTCACCGGTGAGCATGGAGGCGTCGACGGCGGACCGCCCCTCGATCACCGTGCCGTCGGTGGCGACCTTCTCGCCCGGGCGCACCAGGAAGAGGTCGCCGACGGCGAGCGCGCCGATGGGTACCCGCTCCTCGGAGCGCTGATCGCCGTCGAGGCGCACCCGGGTCACGTCCTTCGCACCGAGCTCGAGCAGCTGGCGCAGCGCGTCTCCCGCGCGCCGCCGCGATCTGGACTCGGCGTACCGCCCGGCGAGCAGGAAGGTGGCCACCACGGCGGCGACCTCGAAGTAGGGCTCGGGCATGCCGTGCGCCTCGGCAGGGAAGAGCGAGGCCTCCATGCGCATCCCGATCTCTCCGGCACCGCCCAGGGTGATCGCCCAGACCGACCACACGCTGGCCACGGCCACGCCGAGGGACACCAGGGTGTCCATGGTGGACGCGCCGTGGCGGGCGGCCTTCACGGCCGAGCGGTGGAAGGGCCAGGCCCCCCAGGTCACCACCGGCAGCGCCAGGACCAGCACCACCCACTGCCAGCCCGGGAACTGCAGCGGCGGCACCATGGACAGCACCGTGACCGGCACCGAGAGGATCGCCGAGACGATCAGCCGGCGGCGCAGGTCGGTGGCCCGGTCCACGGCCGAGGTGTCCTCGCCCGCGCCGTGTTCGTGACCGGCGAGGGGATCGTGCTCGTGTTCGTCCGGCCCATCACCGTGCTCGTGCTTCGGTGGCTCGACTCCGGCGCCTCGCGCGCGGGTGACGCGCGCGCCGTAGCCGGCGGAATCGACCGCGCCGACCAAGGCATCCAGGGTCTCGGCGTCGGCGGGCCCTTCCAGCCGCACGTGGGCGGACTCGGTGGCGAGGTTGACCAGCGGGTGCGCGCCGGGCACCTTCGCGAGCTTCTTCTCCACCCGCCGCACGCAGGAGGCGCAGGTCATCCCTTCCACGGCGAGGTCGACCTCGGCGATGGAGGGCTGCTCAGCTGAGGGGGCGGTGGACATGATGCTCCTCGGGTTGGGTGCGGCGGTCAGGCGCGGCGGATGCCGACGATCTCGTAGCCGGCCTCGTCCACGGTCTCGTGCAGGGTGGCGTCTTCGAGATCGGCGTCCGCGGTGACGGTGACTGTGGAGGCACCGCCGGTGTTCAGGGCGACGTCGACGTCGGTCACGCCGCTGAGTTCACCGAGGTCCTGGCTGACGTGGTTGACGCAGTTCTGGCAGGTCATGCCGGTGACGTCGAGAACGATGGTGGTCATGGTGTCTCCTTCGAGTTAGGACTTCACGAGCCGGGCGATGGCCGCGGAGGCCTCGGCCACCTTCTCCTGGCCCTCTTCGGTGGACGAGCGTGCCGCCTCAACGACGCAGTGGCCGAGGTGGTCCTCCACCAGGCCGATACCGACGGCCTGGAGCGCTTTGGTGACGGCGGAGATCTGCGTGAGGACGTCGATGCAGTAGGTGTCCTCATCCACCATGCGGGCGATACCGCGCACCTG contains:
- a CDS encoding heavy-metal-associated domain-containing protein, translating into MTTIVLDVTGMTCQNCVNHVSQDLGELSGVTDVDVALNTGGASTVTVTADADLEDATLHETVDEAGYEIVGIRRA
- a CDS encoding aminoglycoside phosphotransferase family protein encodes the protein MATTPPAEYEVDAVLVRRLLREQHPDLAGLPLRLAGQGWDNLLWRLGKDLAVRVPRRAIAAQLLEHEQRWLSTLAERLRPLTPVALPVPVRVGRPGAGFPWPWSVVPWIAGQSAATIGPAQRAGIAESLAAVVAALHVPAPADAPDNPVRSMPLAGRGEAVRARLESGGVPRSSEVTELWAELSALPRRRGPRTWLHGDLHPHNLVVTNVGSHSAARGASATAETVRLVGVVDFGDMTAGDPSTDLATAWLTFDVAGRARFRETLADLAQDGSAPHYDDATWQRARGWALSMATAMTATSDDEPLIRAIGHHTIDQVLLG
- a CDS encoding metal-sensitive transcriptional regulator, with protein sequence MAGYRGTKDEYARRLRRIEGQVRGIARMVDEDTYCIDVLTQISAVTKALQAVGIGLVEDHLGHCVVEAARSSTEEGQEKVAEASAAIARLVKS
- a CDS encoding heavy metal translocating P-type ATPase, with protein sequence MSTAPSAEQPSIAEVDLAVEGMTCASCVRRVEKKLAKVPGAHPLVNLATESAHVRLEGPADAETLDALVGAVDSAGYGARVTRARGAGVEPPKHEHGDGPDEHEHDPLAGHEHGAGEDTSAVDRATDLRRRLIVSAILSVPVTVLSMVPPLQFPGWQWVVLVLALPVVTWGAWPFHRSAVKAARHGASTMDTLVSLGVAVASVWSVWAITLGGAGEIGMRMEASLFPAEAHGMPEPYFEVAAVVATFLLAGRYAESRSRRRAGDALRQLLELGAKDVTRVRLDGDQRSEERVPIGALAVGDLFLVRPGEKVATDGTVIEGRSAVDASMLTGEPVPVDVAEGDVVTGATVNTSGVLLVRAERVGEETTLAQIGRLVAQAQTGKAPVQRLADRISGVFTPIALAIAVGAFVTWLALGFPVQAAMTAAVAVLIIACPCALGLATPTALLVGTGRAAQQGIVIKGPEILESTRRIDTVVLDKTGTLTQGQMSLAGVDSLVQPEQHEALRRGERPDGGEPSGEALLMAAAVESGSEHPIARAIVDAAAGPMPQARDFSNHAGLGVSALVATDGGEREVLVGRPRWLAEQGVDLGGAEGVPGTQELVDAAEQTGATAVVVAWEGRARAVLHLRDTIKPEAHEAITELKRLGITPHLLTGDNRASAERVAAEVGIEAEHVTAEVLPQDKLDVVARLQEQGRVVGMVGDGVNDAAALAQAGSRGLGFAMGTGTDVAIEAGDITLVRGDVRTVPAAIRISRRTLRIIKQNLFWAFFYNTAAIPLAALGLLNPMIAGAAMAASSVIVVGNSLRLRRTS
- a CDS encoding isoaspartyl peptidase/L-asparaginase family protein, which translates into the protein MPSTPVLVLHGGAGTISRSMSPEKNTAYRRALSEIAAAGRDVLAAGGSAVDAVTETVRLLEENPLFNAAYGAVLTSAGEVELDAAVMRGQDRAAGAVTSVRRLRNPVLAARQVMEHSHHVLFCGAGAEAFAAEHGAELVDPDWFVLPERREQLERVRAQDPHAFVVDHDAAGLAAENQEGDEAEASLASGGDPIEPDSKRGTVGAVALDAAGHLAAATSTGGITNKQPGRVGDTPIFGAGTYADDRSCAVSATGMGEGFMRAVAAHEIAALMTYAGLSLTEAAATVIHERLPEVGGDGGLIAVDAQGNVSLPMNTTGMYRAVARVGGELQAAIHADEAV
- a CDS encoding CPBP family intramembrane glutamic endopeptidase, with amino-acid sequence MSEPASTFPSESKPVGSASSAGSAESQPVEPAGPDRPAVAPPLRPRVRAEILIVLGLSLGQAAVTAVLQLLHRLSLDVPLGEQTAAINPSRAPTATLDLIFQVTSIVFTVLPVALAIYLLASTRRRAMARIGLNLAQPARDVGHGFALAALIGIPGLGLYLAGRALGVTVEVQAATLDMHWWTVPILVLSALQYGLIEEVIVVAYLFEKLEELAWHPMAIVVTSALLRATYHLYQGFGPFVGNLIMGLIFAEYYRRRRRVMPLVVAHMLLDLVAFLGYFLLPDSILAAVGL